Proteins from a genomic interval of Peromyscus leucopus breed LL Stock chromosome 12, UCI_PerLeu_2.1, whole genome shotgun sequence:
- the Ifnar2 gene encoding LOW QUALITY PROTEIN: interferon alpha/beta receptor 2 (The sequence of the model RefSeq protein was modified relative to this genomic sequence to represent the inferred CDS: inserted 1 base in 1 codon), with translation MRCESKERTSKLTRMLSNRAFSALSVLNLCLVVYVSLQLTSSSAFEATPNESCTLNLTLRNFRLVLSWELKNKSIPPTHYTFWYTIMSKLEAPKVLENCTNITESSCDVTDEWSDMNENYVPIIEIYRRDSMKSHCGDSILATDSPTGDTTKQMKRKAAAATGPAPEFEVVGFTDHINVIVKLPPVTPKIYGESIWKILGYTPFVIKEQAGRSIKMHKPKMNNATGNFTYVLRDLLPNTNYCVSVYFEAETSSKDLGAPLTSPLKCTLLQPDQESGSSDFAIGMIIGCLLMVVFLITIMLKRTGYICLKNTFPKVLNFHNFLSWIYSELPPSEAINKVEVIPTNKKKKVWNYDYGDESDSDDEVPKASATGYTMHGLMGKLLNQASDSSASPQESRLEEDSAAEESDAAAAEAAAEPELGPEAAVGSGLRPSEDPSGPYERRESVFQDSFPGDDSSSVNGPEDKVIFNVNLNSVFLRALHDDSEEASEVLSLAEDTVHLDEGPHRTESDLLMASGTXTQLAHPGFSSQSLWTEDESSEKTDTSDSDADAGDGYIMR, from the exons ATGTGAGAGCAAGGAAAGGACTTCCAAACTGACCAGGATGCTTTCAAACCGCGCCTTCTCTGCCCTCAGTGTGCTTAACCTGTGTCTTGTGG TGTACGTGAGCCTACAGCTTACTTCATCATCTGCTTTTGAGG cgACTCCAAATGAATCCTGCACTCTAAATCTGACATTACGAAACTTCCGGCTAGTTTTATCAtgggaattaaaaaacaaatccatCCCACCAACTCACTATACCTTTTGGTACACAATCATGAG caaaCTAGAAGCTCCGAAGGTTTTGGAGAACTGCACAAACATCACGGAATCATCTTGTGACGTGACTGATGAGTGGAGTGACATGAACGAGAACTATGTTCCCATCAttgagatttacagaagagacTCTATGAAGAGCCATTGTGGAGACTCCATCTTAGCCACAGACa GTCCAACCGGGGACACcaccaagcaaatgaaaagaaaagcgGCAGCAGCCACAGGCCCAG CCCCAGAGTTTGAGGTTGTTGGCTTCACGGATCATATAAATGTGATAGTGAAACTTCCACCTGTCACTCCGAAGATATACGGGGAGAGCATATGGAAGATACTAGGTTACACACCATTTGTCATCAAGGAGCAGGCGGGGAGAAGCATTAAGATG CACAAGCCCAAAATGAATAACGCCACTGGGAACTTCACCTACGTCCTTCGGGACTTACTTCCAAACACAAACTACTGTGTATCTGTTTATTTTGAAGCAGAGACTTCCAGTAAAGACCTGGGAGCCCCTCTAACGTCTCCCCTTAAATGCACCCTTCTTCAGCCTGACCAGGAATCAG GATCGTCAGACTTTGCCATAGGAATGATTATTGGTTGTTTGTTAATGGTGGTCTTCTTAATCACCATCATGCTGAAACGGACTGGTTATATATGCTTAAAAAACACTTTCCCCAAAGTCTTG aACTTCCATAACTTTTTATCGTGGATATATTCTGAACTGCCACCCTCAGAGGCAATCAACAAGGTGGAGGTCATTCCTacgaacaaaaagaagaaagtgtggaATTACGATTATGGAGACGAAAGTGACAGCGATGATGAAGTCCCCAAAGCAAGTGCCACTGGTTACACCATGCATGGACTGATGGGCAAGCTTCTGAACCAGGCCTCTGACTCCTCAGCCAGCCCCCAGGAGTCCCGCCTGGAGGAAGACTCCGCTGCTGAGGAATCTGATGCAGCTGCAGCAGAGGCTGCGGCCGAGCCAGAGCTTGGCCCAGAGGCTGCGGTGGGCTCAGGCCTCAGGCCTTCAGAAGACCCGAGTGGCCCCTacgagaggagagagagtgtgttccaggactcCTTCCCCGGGGATGACAGCAGCTCCGTGAATGGGCCGGAGGACAAAGTCATCTTCAACGTGAACCTCAACTCTGTGTTTTTGAGAGCTCTCCACGATGACTCCGAAGAAGCCTCAGAGGTGCTATCTCTTGCAGAAGACACGGTCCACCTAGACGAGGGTCCCCACAGGACAGAGTCAGACCTCCTGATGGCCAGTGGGA GGACACAACTGGCCCATCCCGGCTTCTCTTCCCAGAGTCTGTGGACTGAGGACGAGTCATCTGAAAAAACAGACACGTCAGACTCTGATGCTGACGCAGGGGATGGCTACATTATGAGATGA